Genomic window (Persephonella hydrogeniphila):
CATTCAAAGGCAGTATCTACATTTTATTTTGAGATGAAAATACTAAAAAAGTACTTCAATGTTATAACATTAGATGATGTTTATGAATATCTCACTACAGATAGACAGCCTGATAGACCTTCTGTAGTAATATCTTTTGATGACGGATACCTTGATAATTACGTGTATGCTTACCCAGTTTTGAAAAAATTAGGTCTGAAAGCAACGATATTTCCAATAAGCTCAAGAATACTGAAAAAAGATATCAAAAGACCTACATTAGAGGATTACTGGAATGGAAAAGTCTCAAAATCAGAGCTGCACAGACCAAAAACAATGGCAGAAGCAAACTACGAATTCCTTTCAAAAGGAGAGTCTGAAGATTTTCTATCTGTTTCGGAATTGAACAGCATGAAAGATGTTTTTGATATTCAGGGTCATGCAAAAATACATGCCAAAGTTTTTTATTCAGAAGAAATAATCGATTTTTATGATGGTAAAAATGGTCACTGGAGTAACATATACGCATATGGAAACTCAAATGATTTTTCTTCCCTTGAAAAACCTGTTTTAGGATATCCTCTTTTCCCAGATAGGAATAATCTCTCTGTAAGGAGAGGTTTCTTGAAGAAAGAAGTAAAAGATTACATAAAATCCCTTGATAAATCATTCTTCAAAAAAAGAAACTGGAAGGATATCCTGAAAAAAGAATTGGAGAAGAATTTTTCCAGTTTTCTGAATTTTGAGACAGAAGAAGAAAGGAAAAAAAGAGTAGAAAACGAGCTTATTGAGGCAAAAAAAGAGCTTGAGAGTATAATAGGTCAGAAAGTTAGATACCTATCTTATCCATTTGGTCATTACGATGATGAACTTGTGGAGATATCCTCCCACATCTACGATGCTTCATACACTATTGAAAAAGACATAATAAGAAAAGGTCAAAATCTACATAAACTTCCAAGAATAGAGATAGCAAAAGATTTCCCTGCCTTTATCAGCAAAATAGTAAAATTTTCTGTGAGATAATATTTAAAAAATCGAGGTTCGGTACATTGGGAAATACTGTAAAACCTCTAAAAGATACCCTCTCATTTGAGTTGTTTGGTATAGAATTCAAAAATCCGGTATGGACAGCTTCAGGTTGTTTCTCCTATGGCCTTGAGGTTGCAGAAAATCTTTACGACATATCACAGTTAGGGGCAGTTGTTGTAAAAGGTCTTTCTTATAAACCAAGGGAAGGAAATCCACCCCAGAGGATCGTTGAAACCCCATGTGGAATGTTAAACTCAATAGGTCTTCAAAATCCGGGAGTTAATTATTTTGTTAATAATATACTTCCTGAACTGAAAAAGTATGATACTGTTATCGTTGCGAATGTTTTTGGTGAGGATGAGGAAGAATATATAAAAGTTACACAGGTGTTGGACAGGGCAGAAGGTGTCCATGCTTTAGAGCTTAATGTTTCCTGTCCAAATGTGAAAAAGGGAGGTATAGCTTTTGGGTCAGACCCTGATACACTTTACTCTCTTGTTAAAAAAATTAGAGAACACACAGGAAAACCTGTTCTTGTGAAACTAAGTCCAAATGTCACGGATATATTAGAGACAGCAGCAGCTTCTG
Coding sequences:
- a CDS encoding polysaccharide deacetylase family protein yields the protein MKNNIFVIFYHKIIPRWGHSKAVSTFYFEMKILKKYFNVITLDDVYEYLTTDRQPDRPSVVISFDDGYLDNYVYAYPVLKKLGLKATIFPISSRILKKDIKRPTLEDYWNGKVSKSELHRPKTMAEANYEFLSKGESEDFLSVSELNSMKDVFDIQGHAKIHAKVFYSEEIIDFYDGKNGHWSNIYAYGNSNDFSSLEKPVLGYPLFPDRNNLSVRRGFLKKEVKDYIKSLDKSFFKKRNWKDILKKELEKNFSSFLNFETEEERKKRVENELIEAKKELESIIGQKVRYLSYPFGHYDDELVEISSHIYDASYTIEKDIIRKGQNLHKLPRIEIAKDFPAFISKIVKFSVR
- a CDS encoding dihydroorotate dehydrogenase — protein: MGNTVKPLKDTLSFELFGIEFKNPVWTASGCFSYGLEVAENLYDISQLGAVVVKGLSYKPREGNPPQRIVETPCGMLNSIGLQNPGVNYFVNNILPELKKYDTVIVANVFGEDEEEYIKVTQVLDRAEGVHALELNVSCPNVKKGGIAFGSDPDTLYSLVKKIREHTGKPVLVKLSPNVTDILETAAASVEGGADGLVLINTLLGMAIDVEKEEPIIAMKTGGLSGPAILPVAVRMIFQVYEKYGSSVPIIGVGGITTAHDALQHILAGAVAVQIGTANFYDPYSPLKVIKGLEEHIKKKGYSHYLELVGKAHKLKIKMEG